Proteins encoded within one genomic window of Streptomyces taklimakanensis:
- the ctaD gene encoding cytochrome c oxidase subunit I, translating to MTVQTDQLKKKEERKKTLGQVMVDWMITTDHKKIGALYLITSFAFFTLAGVLALVIRAELARPGTQILSNYQYNQAFTMHGLIMLLLFATPLFAGFANAVMPLQIGAPDVAFPRLNMLAYWLYLFGGLIVVSGFFTPDGAADFGWTAYTPLSDDTRTPQVGGDLVIMGLALSGFGTILGAVNFITTIICMRAPGMTMFRMPIFTWNVLLTSVLVLLAFPVLAAALFALQSDRTFGSHIFDPSNGGALLWQHLFWFFGHPEVYIIALPFFGIITEVVPVFSRKPIFGYIGLIGATIAITGLSLTVWAHHMFATGAVLLPFFSFLSFLIAIPTGVKFFNWIGTMWKGSLSFETPMLWAIGFLVTFLFGGLTGVVLASPPMDWHVTDTYFVVAHFHYVVFGTVVFAMFAGFHFWWPKFTGQMLDERLGKITFWTLFVGFHTTFLVQHWLGAEGMPRRYVDYLAADGFTTLNTVSTIGAFLLGMSFLPFWYNIWWTTKHAPKVEVDDPWGYGRSLEWATSCPPPRHNFVTLPRIRSEAPAFDLHHPDVAAIDQAENVGRRDITDTAPERKGDMG from the coding sequence ATGACAGTGCAGACCGACCAACTCAAGAAGAAGGAAGAGCGCAAGAAGACCCTGGGACAGGTGATGGTCGACTGGATGATCACCACCGACCACAAGAAGATCGGCGCTCTCTACCTGATCACGTCGTTCGCCTTCTTCACCCTGGCCGGTGTGCTGGCGCTGGTGATTCGCGCCGAATTGGCCCGCCCGGGCACCCAGATCCTCTCCAACTACCAGTACAACCAGGCCTTCACCATGCACGGCCTGATCATGCTGTTGCTCTTCGCCACCCCGCTGTTCGCCGGGTTCGCCAACGCGGTGATGCCGCTGCAGATCGGCGCGCCCGACGTGGCGTTCCCTCGGCTGAACATGCTCGCCTACTGGCTCTACCTCTTCGGCGGGCTGATCGTGGTGAGCGGCTTCTTCACCCCCGACGGGGCCGCCGACTTCGGCTGGACGGCGTACACACCGTTGTCCGACGACACCCGCACCCCCCAGGTCGGCGGCGACCTGGTGATCATGGGCCTGGCGCTCTCCGGCTTCGGCACCATCCTGGGCGCGGTCAACTTCATCACCACGATCATCTGCATGCGCGCCCCGGGCATGACGATGTTCCGCATGCCGATCTTCACCTGGAACGTGCTGCTGACCAGCGTGCTGGTGCTGCTGGCCTTCCCGGTGCTGGCCGCCGCGCTCTTCGCGCTCCAGTCCGACCGCACCTTCGGCTCGCACATCTTCGACCCGTCCAACGGCGGCGCGCTGCTGTGGCAGCACCTGTTCTGGTTCTTCGGCCACCCCGAGGTCTACATCATCGCGCTGCCGTTCTTCGGCATCATCACGGAGGTCGTCCCGGTCTTCAGCCGCAAGCCGATCTTCGGCTACATCGGCCTGATCGGCGCGACCATCGCCATCACCGGTCTGTCGCTCACCGTCTGGGCGCACCACATGTTCGCCACCGGCGCGGTGCTGCTGCCGTTCTTCTCCTTCCTCTCCTTCCTGATCGCGATTCCCACCGGGGTGAAGTTCTTCAACTGGATCGGCACCATGTGGAAGGGGTCGCTCTCCTTCGAGACGCCGATGCTCTGGGCGATCGGCTTCCTGGTCACCTTCCTCTTCGGTGGTCTGACCGGCGTCGTCCTGGCCTCCCCGCCGATGGACTGGCACGTGACGGACACCTATTTCGTGGTGGCGCACTTCCACTACGTCGTCTTCGGCACCGTGGTCTTCGCGATGTTCGCCGGCTTCCACTTCTGGTGGCCGAAGTTCACCGGTCAGATGCTCGACGAGCGGCTGGGCAAGATCACCTTCTGGACGCTGTTCGTCGGCTTCCACACGACGTTCCTGGTCCAGCACTGGCTGGGTGCCGAGGGGATGCCGCGCCGGTACGTCGACTATCTGGCGGCCGACGGCTTCACCACCCTCAACACCGTCTCCACCATCGGGGCCTTCCTGCTGGGCATGTCCTTCCTGCCCTTCTGGTACAACATCTGGTGGACGACGAAGCACGCGCCGAAGGTCGAGGTCGACGACCCGTGGGGCTACGGCCGTTCGCTGGAGTGGGCCACTTCCTGCCCGCCGCCGCGGCACAACTTCGTCACCCTCCCCCGCATCCGCTCCGAGGCTCCCGCCTTCGACCTGCACCACCCGGACGTCGCGGCCATCGACCAGGCGGAGAACGTGGGCCGCAGGGACATCACCGACACCGCTCCGGAGCGGAAGGGCGACATGGGGTGA
- a CDS encoding DUF2795 domain-containing protein has product MATHGKNKTGAARDDELKQEMEGELRAGRSLRMEEDHELQPSAEDQPDVDRAPNTVLTGGTPPGMDQDDVELRSELARHLGKELYPADRDAVLDTLRENNAPDRLLSLAGRLPAGQEFRNVQDIARALGLGTEDVTHRT; this is encoded by the coding sequence ATGGCCACGCACGGCAAGAACAAGACCGGCGCCGCCCGGGACGACGAGCTCAAGCAGGAGATGGAGGGCGAGCTCCGCGCGGGCCGGTCGCTCCGCATGGAGGAGGACCACGAACTCCAGCCCTCGGCCGAGGACCAGCCCGACGTGGACCGCGCGCCGAACACCGTGTTGACCGGCGGCACCCCTCCGGGCATGGACCAGGACGACGTGGAACTGCGCAGCGAACTGGCCCGACACCTGGGCAAGGAGCTCTACCCGGCCGACCGTGACGCGGTACTGGACACGCTGCGCGAGAACAACGCACCCGACCGGCTGCTGTCCCTGGCCGGACGGCTTCCGGCCGGCCAGGAGTTCCGGAACGTCCAGGACATCGCCCGGGCGCTCGGCCTGGGCACCGAGGACGTCACCCACCGCACCTGA